TATATGAGATGAAGATTATTTGGCTACATGTACTCAAAATCGGTCTCCTACTCAAAATCGGTCTCCTGAATCATGTGCAAAGAAATAATAAGTTTTACATTTTGTACCGTTGAAAGGATGTGTTGAGTCTGCTAAATCTTTGCCATTTGAAATTAAAGGAACTCTCAAATGACGACATTGTACGATTGGTGGATCAAAACGACTACTCTTAATTCTACCAAACTTAAATCTAATTCGAAGATTCAAATCAACAGCCAAATCATTGTAAATTCCTAAACTTGTCTCGTCGTTATACTCATCAAGTTGTTGACGTTTGAGTTTGATCACACTATTTCCTTCAAACACTATTGGATTGAGAAAAGTGGTATTCTTATGACCTTGGTCAAAGGGTGTCAAACTCACATAGCCAAAATCATTATCTTTGTACCAAGCAATTGCATTGATCTTCCTATAATATACTATGACATTATTGTTCGGGTTTCTTATTGTGATGTTGActttgaaatta
This region of Cicer arietinum cultivar CDC Frontier isolate Library 1 chromosome 8, Cicar.CDCFrontier_v2.0, whole genome shotgun sequence genomic DNA includes:
- the LOC101509801 gene encoding NDR1/HIN1-like protein 10; amino-acid sequence: MSFKPCYNVFCTYCTIYILMILFFLFFIILSIIISPSNIKFHITDVSLTKFNLTSDNILYYNFKVNITIRNPNNNVIVYYRKINAIAWYKDNDFGYVSLTPFDQGHKNTTFLNPIVFEGNSVIKLKRQQLDEYNDETSLGIYNDLAVDLNLRIRFKFGRIKSSRFDPPIVQCRHLRVPLISNGKDLADSTHPFNGTKCKTYYFFAHDSGDRF